The following are encoded together in the Corticium candelabrum chromosome 1, ooCorCand1.1, whole genome shotgun sequence genome:
- the LOC134185615 gene encoding protein-glutamine gamma-glutamyltransferase 4-like, with product MWTDGKYDEMDGKNYSVYSRHRHCFLLFIPSHLPVGDYEVTVKHSCSRFPKRLVHVQVIFDVEQSYRSGVRKRGAGGLQPFEMDEYLYNDLGYLWLEDYAIRWDYAVASMAVQRARIEIEKRMNENERRHTHLYARALTRYVGDPLTPGRVLQGRWDGMYDDGTSPFLWGSSAQIFNLWLPHRNTVKYGQCWVFAALLTSLLRSRGIPARTVTNYQSLHDRGLADNRLSVLRQYDKIQQSDELVWNFHVWSEAWMARSDLKQPAYWNAVDATPQEPSPLAVGNHYQTGPAYVPYVKQNLPHDVNYDTKFVTAEVNGRRWCPITGAYVSGTIGLNIITKVPGRGDGVYSYNNPLFITGNYKHLIGKRSTDSKILLPPPYSGCRRENGLRLSASPEIPSVGQTFNLFVTQGNTSVPESSLLVLMEPIVYTSQSLGIVRLFLESSYITVTEDDYLPYLRNTTIFKFKVGVCNSSGHFVFHDALLLRLAYDSLSIQVTRKETGSDSVDLVVTVSFDNPFSISLTGVLLSVFAPSFDVSTEHLRDLPPATSLAHSVTVGCGSTTGSRFILATLDTAETFRSVRGYATVDCTVTNGR from the coding sequence ATGTGGACTGACGGCAAGTATGACGAGATGGATGGAAAGAATTATTCTGTCTATTCAAGACACCGCCATTGTTTCCTCCTCTTCATTCCTTCTCATTTGCCTGTTGGCGATTACGAAGTGACGGTGAAGCATTCTTGTTCACGATTTCCCAAACGGTTGGTGCACGTTCAGGTCATATTTGACGTTGAACAAAGTTATAGGAGTGGTGTCCGCAAAAGAGGAGCGGGCGGACTACAACCTTTTGAGATGGACGAATATCTCTACAACGACTTGGGCTACCTGTGGTTGGAAGACTATGCAATACGATGGGACTATGCTGTCGCTTCAATGGCGGTGCAAAGAGCAAGAATTGAGATAGAAAAGCGTATGAATGAGAACGAACGTAGGCATACACATCTTTATGCCCGTGCACTTACTCGTTACGTGGGAGACCCACTAACGCCAGGTAGAGTCTTACAAGGAAGATGGGATGGAATGTATGACGACGGTACATCACCATTTCTTTGGGGTAGCAGCGCGCAGATATTTAATCTCTGGCTACCACACAGAAATACTGTAAAGTATGGACAGTGTTGGGTATTTGCCGCTTTACTTACGAGTCTTCTCAGATCCAGAGGCATTCCTGCTAGGACGGTTACCAATTATCAAAGTCTTCATGACCGAGGCTTAGCAGACAACCGCCTATCAGTTTTAAGACAGTATGACAAAATACAACAATCTGATGAACTCGTGTGGAACTTTCACGTGTGGTCAGAGGCTTGGATGGCTCGATCGGACTTGAAGCAACCAGCATATTGGAATGCAGTAGATGCAACACCACAGGAGCCTTCACCCTTAGCAGTTGGCAATCACTACCAAACTGGTCCAGCTTATGTACCATACGTCAAGCAAAATTTACCTCACGATGTTAACTATGATACCAAATTTGTCACAGCGGAAGTTAATGGAAGAAGGTGGTGTCCAATTACTGGCGCATATGTTTCGGGTACAATAGGTCTTAACATAATAACTAAGGTACCTGGAAGAGGCGATGGGGTATATTCATACAACAACCCATTGTTTATAACTGGGAATTACAAACACTTGATTGGGAAGAGAAGTACAGACAGCAAAATCCTACTGCCTCCACCTTATTCTGGATGTCGTCGAGAAAATGGCCTCAGACTATCAGCTAGTCCGGAGATACCATCGGTTGGGCAGACATTCAATCTCTTTGTTACTCAAGGAAACACGAGCGTGCCAGAGAGTAGTTTGTTAGTGTTGATGGAACCGATTGTTTACACATCACAATCACTTGGAATTGTCAGACTGTTCCTGGAGTCTTCATACATTACTGTTACCGAGGATGACTATCTCCCTTACTTACGAAACACGACAATCTTTAAGTTCAAGGTGGGCGTGTGCAATTCATCTGGCCATTTTGTGTTTCATGATGCTCTTCTTCTTCGCTTGGCGTATGACAGTTTGAGCATTCAagtgacaagaaaagaaacCGGTAGTGACTCCGTTGATTTGGTGGTAACCGTTAGCTTCGACAATCCGTTCTCAATTTCTCTTACTGGCGTTCTACTGTCTGTCTTCGCCCCCAGTTTTGACGTCTCTACCGAACATCTTCGTGACCTTCCACCAGCAACATCGCTAGCTcacagtgtgactgtgggcTGTGGATCAACAACGGGCTCAAGATTTATATTAGCAACGCTAGACACAGCAGAGACTTTTAGGTCAGTTAGAGGATATGCTACTGTGGACTGTACGGTGACCAATGGGCGTTAA
- the LOC134194039 gene encoding 52 kDa repressor of the inhibitor of the protein kinase-like, producing MGQAQEKGRKRRQAAAMCQRLDSFLVPKRARDQLVTPDPDFTQLVAVDDQLTPTSSECCSGSVERVKSSSIATYVESLRNTCCEVYDNEAQRAAVAGGNQQCHHANTSDHDLVDDIVHAGSGCCGEVQPTEKSQKKPRADQVFPPTCIGGHNRAFSPVWLSEHPWMVYSEQVDGVFCIACGIFAAKVSKGKFVCKPFRDWNKKGEKAKEHEQCLYHHQAIEQADNFKRTLENPDTTITAQSDTRRAANVARNRAVLKSIASAVLYCARQCIALRGDAESVESPGNPGNFLSLLRLLAVHDEELRRQLEIPKMRCATYLSPQTQNELIKVMENHILLQGIIGDLTAAPFYAILADEVTSHNVEHLAICARFVDRSTKEVREEFLRFLKLNRITGEGIADGIFGFLEENNIPLATMRGQGYDGASNMSSDRVGVQARIRHKAPLATYVHCSGHCLNLVIRKSCALPEVRNVIDCVKKCSRFFLNSPKRSGVLEMIINHNVVNEERRKPLIDLCKTRWAERHSAYQHFYQGYVFVVEALEIIAFRYHLEKYGATYADWNYVGRNEAQQILASVTSFQFVLQSKAVDIVKAHNMISEIVRTYNSERANVESSFSQIYKVSSDMAKKVGSTIAMPRIAARQQNRSNIPAASVQEYFQRNVAIPFLDHIIISINRQFSKSAVTAISLLGLVPSIICSQDVNREETLIKYRDDLPSPELMDAELRRWRNRHMAMLPEKRPCSPAKAIKECDAIDFPKISVLLTMACTIPVTSCECERSASALRRLNNYMRASMAKDRFSHLALLHIHYDVTIDLDNVVGQWTMNRLEENAML from the exons ATGGGTCAGGCTCAGGAAAAAGGTAGAAAAAGGAGGCAAGCAGCGGCTATGTGTCAACGGCTGGACAGTTTTCTAGTTCCAAAAAGGGCACGTGATCAACTTGTGACTCCTGATCCAGACTTTACACAACTGGTTGCAGTAGATGATCAACTAACACCGACTTCCAGTGAGTGCTGTAGTGGTAGTGTAGAAAGAGTAAAGTCGTCCTCTATCGCCACGTATGTCGAGTCTTTGCGCAACACATGCTGTGAAGTTTACGACAACGAGGCTCAGCGTGCAGCCGTCGCAGGCGGCAATCAGCAATGCCATCATGCTAATACTTCTGATCATGATTTAGTGGATGATATTG TCCATGCAGGCTCTGGGTGCTGCGGAGAAGTACAACCTACTGAAAAATCACAAAAAAAGCCTCGTGCCGACCAAGTTTTTCCTCCGACATGTATTGGTGGCCACAACCGAGCTTTTAGTCCTGTTTGGCTATCAGAACACCCGTGGATGGTTTACAGCGAGCAAGTGGATGGTGTCTTTTGCATTGCTTGTGGAATTTTCGCTGCTAAAGTGTCCAAGgggaagtttgtatgcaagccTTTTCGTGATTGGAAcaagaaaggagaaaaagcAAAGGAGCACGAGCAGTGCTTATACCATCATCAAGCCATTGAGCAAGCTGATAACTTCAAGCGAACCTTGGAGAATCCAGATACTACCATTACTGCACAGTCGGACACCCGCAGGGCGGCCAATGTCGCGCGTAATCGTGCTGTCCTGAAGTCCATTGCTTCTGCTGTGTTGTACTGCGCCAGacagtgcattgctttacgtGGAGACGCAGAGAGTGTGGAATCACCTGGAAATCCAGgtaattttctttctttgctgaGGCTTCTGGCAGTGCACGATGAAGAGTTAAGAAGGCAACTGGAAATTCCTAAAATGCGATGTGCAACTTATCTTTCTcctcaaacacaaaatgagcTGATTAAAGTCATGGAAAACCACATCCTCTTACAGGGAATAATAGGTGATTTGACAGCTGCGCCCTTTTACGCCATCCTTGCTGACGAGGTAACTTCGCATAACGTTGAGCATCTTGCCATCTGCGCCAggtttgttgacagaagtacTAAAGAGGTCAGAGAAGAGTTTTTAAGGTTTTTGAAGTTGAACAGAATTACTGGGGAGGGGATTGCAGATGGTATCTTTGGCTTTCTGGAAGAGAATAACATACCACTTGCTACTATGCGTGGTCAGGGCTACGACGGCGCCAGCAACATGTCTTCAGATCGAGTGGGTGTCCAGGCCAGGATTAGACATAAAGCTCCTTTAGCCACCTACGTGCACTGCAGTGGCCACTGCCTTAACCTTGTGATAAGAAAGTCATGTGCTCTTCCTGAAGTACGTAATGTGATCGATTGCGTTAAAAAATGCAGCCGTTTCTTTCTCAATAGTCCAAAGAGAAGTGGTGTTCTAGAAATGATCATCaaccacaatgtggtcaatgAAGAGAGGAGGAAGCCACTGATCGATCTGTGCAAGACGCGATGGGCTGAGCGGCATTCGGCTTATCAGCACTTCTACCAAGGGTACGTATTTGTGGTTGAAGCTCTAGAGATAATAGCTTTCCGCTATCACTTGGAGAAATATGGGGCTACGTATGCTGACTGGAACTATGTAGGCCGCAATGAAGCACAGCAGATTCTGGCTAGTGTTACTTCCTTTCagtttgtt CTGCAGAGCAAAGCTGTTGATATCGTGAAAGCGCATAACATGATATCTGAAATTGTGAGGACCTACAACAGCGAGCGCGCAAACGTTGAAAGCAGCTTTTCTCAAATCTACAAAGTTAGTTCAGACATGGCAAAAAAGGTTGGAAGTACAATTGCAATGCCTCGCATTGCAGCAAGGCAACAAAATCGCAGCAATATTCCAGCTGCTTCAGTTCAAGAGTATTTCCAGAGAAATGTTGCAATTCCCTTTCTTGATCATATAATTATTAGCATCAACCGGCAGTTCTCAAAGTCGGCAGTCACAGCCATTTCCCTACTTGGTCTTGTGCCAAGTATCATATGTTCGCAAGATGTCAACCGGGAAGAGACGCTGATCAAGTACAGAGATGATCTGCCATCGCCTGAATTGATGGACGCGGAACTCAGGCGCTGGAGGAACAGGCATATGGCGATGCTCCCTGAGAAGAGACCATGCTCACCAGCAAAAGCCATCAAAGAATGTGACGCCATTGACTTCCCAAAGATCTCAGTTCTTTTGACCATGGCCTGTACCATACCTGTCACCtcgtgtgaatgtgagagAAGCGCCAGTGCTTTACGACGCCTAAACAACTATATGCGCGCATCCATGGCTAAGGACAGATTTTCTCACCTTGCTCTCCTTCACATCCACTACGATGTAACAATAGATCTTGACAACGTAGTCGGTCAGTGGACG atgaaccggttggaggaAAATGCTATGTTATAA